A stretch of the Aphis gossypii isolate Hap1 chromosome 2, ASM2018417v2, whole genome shotgun sequence genome encodes the following:
- the LOC114131803 gene encoding protein drumstick-like, with protein MYAVIQLDSENHRLRPKRVKMEFVCKYCNRTFNKHYSLLIHERNHMPTVNYRCEMCYKSFKRQDSLQQHRSTHSPNYRAGYALQL; from the exons ATGTACGCGGTAATACAGCTAGACTCGGAGAACCACAGGCTCCGGCCCAAAAGGGTCAAAATGGAGTTTGTGTGCAAATACTGCAACCGGACGTTCAACAAACATTATTCGCTGCTTATACACGAACGCAACCATATGCCAACGGTCAACTACCGGTGCGAGATGTGCTACAAATCGTTCAAACGGCAGGACAGCCTGCAACAACACAG ATCAACTCATAGTCCAAATTACAGAGCTGGGTACGCATTGCAGctttga